One part of the Candidatus Flexicrinis affinis genome encodes these proteins:
- a CDS encoding NAD(P)-dependent alcohol dehydrogenase yields MKAVVYTEFGSPDVLHVSGVEKPTPKDNEVLVRVHATTVNFGDLIARNMSAWSPARFTMPFLFYVPTRFAFGLRRPTKSILGSEYAGVIEGVGKDVTRFKAGDKVFGYRGQTMGTYAEYITAPEDSPIAPMPSNMTFEEAASIPYGAITALNLLKKANIQPGQKVLINGASGSIGSAAMQLAKHYGAEVTGVAGSKRIPMLEALGADKTIDYTREDFTARGEQYDLILDVIRKSSFEKAKRALTPNGIYMLASFKMKQVFQMLRTRFTGGKQVICALAFDKPGDLDVIKELIEAGALKSAVDRSFPLEQAAAAHRYVESGDRTGSVVLAVA; encoded by the coding sequence ATGAAAGCTGTTGTGTACACCGAGTTCGGATCGCCGGACGTGCTGCATGTGAGTGGTGTCGAGAAGCCGACGCCGAAGGATAACGAAGTGCTGGTGCGCGTTCACGCCACCACGGTCAATTTTGGCGACCTGATCGCGCGTAATATGTCGGCGTGGTCGCCGGCACGGTTCACGATGCCGTTCCTCTTCTACGTTCCGACGCGCTTCGCGTTCGGTCTGCGCCGGCCGACGAAGTCGATCCTCGGCAGCGAATATGCCGGTGTGATCGAGGGCGTCGGCAAGGACGTGACACGCTTCAAGGCGGGCGATAAGGTGTTCGGCTACCGCGGGCAGACGATGGGCACCTACGCCGAATACATCACCGCGCCAGAGGACAGCCCGATCGCGCCGATGCCGTCCAATATGACGTTCGAGGAAGCGGCGAGCATCCCGTACGGCGCGATCACGGCGCTGAACCTGCTCAAGAAGGCCAACATTCAGCCCGGGCAAAAGGTGCTGATCAACGGCGCATCCGGTAGCATTGGTTCGGCAGCGATGCAGCTCGCCAAGCACTACGGCGCAGAGGTCACGGGTGTGGCCGGTAGCAAGCGCATCCCGATGCTGGAAGCGTTGGGCGCGGACAAGACGATCGACTACACTCGTGAGGACTTCACGGCCCGCGGCGAGCAGTACGACTTGATCCTCGACGTGATCCGCAAAAGCTCGTTTGAGAAGGCCAAGCGTGCGCTGACACCGAACGGGATCTACATGCTGGCGAGCTTCAAGATGAAGCAGGTGTTTCAGATGCTGCGCACCCGCTTCACCGGCGGCAAGCAGGTGATTTGCGCGCTGGCGTTCGACAAGCCGGGGGATTTGGACGTCATCAAGGAGCTGATCGAAGCCGGCGCGCTCAAGTCGGCCGTTGATCGCAGCTTCCCGCTCGAGCAGGCTGCCGCCGCGCACCGCTACGTCGAGTCCGGTGATCGCACGGGCAGCGTCGTCCTCGCCGTGGCCTAG